Proteins encoded in a region of the Polyodon spathula isolate WHYD16114869_AA chromosome 9, ASM1765450v1, whole genome shotgun sequence genome:
- the LOC121320614 gene encoding sushi-repeat-containing protein SRPX-like isoform X2, giving the protein MGTWLKLLVFVAVHLSSAYGYDGENPWCAPIKVKNGQARCRTPRGEYYKNVMGTRCNIHCNKGYEMQGHPEVLCMSSKRWSGNYACREIRCPKLTLPANGGVKCSDGSYFNSRCQFFCSPGYQMKGEQSVTCMSNKAWTGKHTSCVDVEPPTIKCPSVKEKTAEPETLTARVYWETPEGRDTADGILTDVTLKGMPPGSYFPEGDHRIQYTVFDRAGNKGTCKFAVKVRVRRCGRLHPPENGYMKCSSDGDNYGATCSFACMGGFELQGSTARVCQYGLTWAGTEPSCAPMNINVAVRSAAALLDQFYEKRRLLIVSAPSAANHNYRFQMGILQQAQCGVDMRHITIIELVGVYPAQIGRIRHRLIPPGLSLQLRLLLQISHTSYTMVLIDKHGMDKERYAFPVTASEIFTLIDTFPLRKEEMKVQEEAGQTCN; this is encoded by the exons AGAATCCTTGGTGCGCTCCCATCAAGGTAAAAAACGGCCAAGCCAGGTGTCGAACGCCCAGAGGAGAATACTACAAAAATGTCATGGGAACCAGGTGTAACATTCACTGCAACAAGGGCTACGAAATGCAGGGGCACCCGGAAGTCCTCTGTATGTCGAGCAAGCGGTGGTCAGGCAACTACGCGTGCAGAG AAATCCGCTGTCCAAAACTGACTTTGCCAGCCAATGGAGGAGTCAAGTGTTCCGATGGTTCTTATTTTAACTCCAGGTGCCAGTTCTTCTGCTCCCCTGGTTATCAGATGAAAGGAGAGCAGTCTGTGACCTGCATGAGTAACAAAGCCTGGACTGGGAAGCACACATCGTGTGTGG ATGTGGAACCGCCCACTATCAAGTGCCCCAGTGTGAAAGAGAAGACTGCCGAGCCAGAGACGCTGACTGCCCGAGTGTACTGGGAAACCCCTGAGGGAAGAGACACTGCAGACGGCATTTTGACCGA TGTAACTTTGAAAGGCATGCCTCCAGGCTCTTACTTTCCAGAAGGGGATCACAGAATCCAGTACACCGTGTTTGACAGAGCAGGAAACAAGGGCACCTGCAAGTTTGCAGTGAAAGTGCGAG TTCGCCGCTGTGGCCGTCTGCATCCCCCAGAAAACGGCTACATGAAATGCAGCAGCGATGGAGACAACTACGGGGCCACGTGCTCGTTCGCCTGCATGGGGGGGTTCGAGCTACAAGGAAGCACAGCCAGAGTGTGTCAGTATGGGTTGACCTGGGCCGGGACTGAGCCATCTTGTGCAC CTATGAATATAAATGTAGCGGTGAGGTCTGCTGCCGCCCTGCTGGATCAGTTCTATGAGAAGAGACGGCTGCTCATTGTGTCTGCACCCTCTGCAGCCAATCATAACTACAGGTTCCAAATGGGAATTCTTCAG CAAGCTCAGTGTGGTGTGGACATGAGACACATCACCATCATTGAACTTGTAGGAGTTTACCCAGCGCAGATTGGCAGGATCAGACACCGGCTCATCCCACCAGGCCTCTCCTTGCAATTGAG GTTGTTGCTGCAGATCTCCCATACCAGTTACACCATGGTGCTGATTGACAAGCATGGAATGGACAAAGAGCGCTACGCGTTCCCCGTCACTGCATCGGAAATCTTCACCCTGATCGATACTTTCCCTCTCAGAAAGGAAGAAATGAAAGTGCAGGAAGAGGCCGGACAGACCTGTAATTAA
- the LOC121320614 gene encoding sushi-repeat-containing protein SRPX-like isoform X1: protein MGTWLKLLVFVAVHLSSAYGYDGGSGYTALEDDEDFHARTHEENPWCAPIKVKNGQARCRTPRGEYYKNVMGTRCNIHCNKGYEMQGHPEVLCMSSKRWSGNYACREIRCPKLTLPANGGVKCSDGSYFNSRCQFFCSPGYQMKGEQSVTCMSNKAWTGKHTSCVDVEPPTIKCPSVKEKTAEPETLTARVYWETPEGRDTADGILTDVTLKGMPPGSYFPEGDHRIQYTVFDRAGNKGTCKFAVKVRVRRCGRLHPPENGYMKCSSDGDNYGATCSFACMGGFELQGSTARVCQYGLTWAGTEPSCAPMNINVAVRSAAALLDQFYEKRRLLIVSAPSAANHNYRFQMGILQQAQCGVDMRHITIIELVGVYPAQIGRIRHRLIPPGLSLQLRLLLQISHTSYTMVLIDKHGMDKERYAFPVTASEIFTLIDTFPLRKEEMKVQEEAGQTCN, encoded by the exons gATCTGGATATACAGCGCTAGAAGACGATGAAGATTTTCATGCGCGTACACATGAAG AGAATCCTTGGTGCGCTCCCATCAAGGTAAAAAACGGCCAAGCCAGGTGTCGAACGCCCAGAGGAGAATACTACAAAAATGTCATGGGAACCAGGTGTAACATTCACTGCAACAAGGGCTACGAAATGCAGGGGCACCCGGAAGTCCTCTGTATGTCGAGCAAGCGGTGGTCAGGCAACTACGCGTGCAGAG AAATCCGCTGTCCAAAACTGACTTTGCCAGCCAATGGAGGAGTCAAGTGTTCCGATGGTTCTTATTTTAACTCCAGGTGCCAGTTCTTCTGCTCCCCTGGTTATCAGATGAAAGGAGAGCAGTCTGTGACCTGCATGAGTAACAAAGCCTGGACTGGGAAGCACACATCGTGTGTGG ATGTGGAACCGCCCACTATCAAGTGCCCCAGTGTGAAAGAGAAGACTGCCGAGCCAGAGACGCTGACTGCCCGAGTGTACTGGGAAACCCCTGAGGGAAGAGACACTGCAGACGGCATTTTGACCGA TGTAACTTTGAAAGGCATGCCTCCAGGCTCTTACTTTCCAGAAGGGGATCACAGAATCCAGTACACCGTGTTTGACAGAGCAGGAAACAAGGGCACCTGCAAGTTTGCAGTGAAAGTGCGAG TTCGCCGCTGTGGCCGTCTGCATCCCCCAGAAAACGGCTACATGAAATGCAGCAGCGATGGAGACAACTACGGGGCCACGTGCTCGTTCGCCTGCATGGGGGGGTTCGAGCTACAAGGAAGCACAGCCAGAGTGTGTCAGTATGGGTTGACCTGGGCCGGGACTGAGCCATCTTGTGCAC CTATGAATATAAATGTAGCGGTGAGGTCTGCTGCCGCCCTGCTGGATCAGTTCTATGAGAAGAGACGGCTGCTCATTGTGTCTGCACCCTCTGCAGCCAATCATAACTACAGGTTCCAAATGGGAATTCTTCAG CAAGCTCAGTGTGGTGTGGACATGAGACACATCACCATCATTGAACTTGTAGGAGTTTACCCAGCGCAGATTGGCAGGATCAGACACCGGCTCATCCCACCAGGCCTCTCCTTGCAATTGAG GTTGTTGCTGCAGATCTCCCATACCAGTTACACCATGGTGCTGATTGACAAGCATGGAATGGACAAAGAGCGCTACGCGTTCCCCGTCACTGCATCGGAAATCTTCACCCTGATCGATACTTTCCCTCTCAGAAAGGAAGAAATGAAAGTGCAGGAAGAGGCCGGACAGACCTGTAATTAA